The genomic DNA ACAAGCTGAGCGACTTGTCAAGAATATCATAAAGATTGTGATTAAAATTGGCGTTCTTATTCGCAATGACGAATTCAATGAGGCCGAAATGCAAACCGCAGAGAAGTTTCGGAAGAAATTTCAGGTGAGTTTTTTATTGTGGAGGGGAGGGGCTTAAAGTTATTTTATGGTAAGGATGTTAAATGGTATTTTAATTGGTAATTTTGCAGGTTACTCAAATGGCTATAATTTCCTTCCATGAAGTTGATTTTAGCTTTGATATTCACTATTTGCAAAAGGCACTCACAGAGTGTCAATTTTTGCTGAAATCCGTGATCAAGAGACATTTGACGGAGAAAAGTTTGAGTCGTGTTGATGagattttcaagtttttccGTGATGACAAACTCCTTGAGACGGCCTTCCGTCCAAATTCACCCTATAGCGATGTGATGATGAGCTTAGTGGCTGACTTGAATAAGTCTCTGGACGAGGGAGACTCTAATTTATAGAAGACAGAACACACTTTTAAATCATTTCAATGCTGAATGTGAATTTAaggaaaagacattttaagATAGCCATTATGTGGctattttttcttgcaaaattccAATCACATCAGTTTTTTCTCActgtagtttctttttattctttataatttttattaagatttCCTAGTATTCTATTTATCCTAAAGAACACGAAGAGAATGGCCGATAGTTTcagcaaaataaaattaaaaaaaaaagtttgaatcccaacatatcacaaaatttcttctataataAAATAACCAAGAAAAGAACTCTTATATTTCGAGTCAAAGATGCACaataatgtagaaaaaaatgggATCAAAGTATCAGGCCTTCAAactataataaatattatatacaaaATGCACTCTTGAAAATgcgaaaaagataaatttacaGCAACAGATCAAATATCAAACATTCCATGATAATAAATACAAATGATTTTACaccaaatattaatatttttaacgttatttGTTCTATTCATTTCTCTCTGAACAATTTGTTTGATTAATGATTAAGACTGTTTTTctagtaattttaatttattcttgcCATATTAGTGGAGACATTGAGTTGTctataatacattttttgatGGGATTAAACCTACCTTTTCACTGTTTATTAATCTGTAAGGTTTTTGTTAAATGACGTGTTTTTCTCTctcctatttttattattagttttttttttgttggaggGACTTTCTGATCACAACATTTTATTATGATTGATTTACTGTAATTCAATGTGTGATGTGGGAAATATCTAGTTTCCGAGACAACATATCTTCATGACAATAAATTGGATTATGAAGAAAAGCATTTTTCAcgttcaatttaaaaatgaaaaagaaaaagctGACGGGAAATGATTGTTTTGTGTTTTGATCAAGAAAAGAATGCTGAAATAAGCATCCGTCCCACAAGTAGATTTTCATTGTATTgaagagaaacaaaaaaagaacaagaCATGTACTTAAAAAGTGGAACAagagatgaaataaatattgcgAAATGTAACTgacatgttttatttgacgaT from Phlebotomus papatasi isolate M1 unplaced genomic scaffold, Ppap_2.1 HiC_scaffold_305, whole genome shotgun sequence includes the following:
- the LOC129809078 gene encoding protein salivary glands marred-like; translated protein: MSDSASAFRARDIGLRAQKKILSRMATKSVAKSFIDDTTASLLDNIYRLAKIHSDKKQAERLVKNIIKIVIKIGVLIRNDEFNEAEMQTAEKFRKKFQVTQMAIISFHEVDFSFDIHYLQKALTECQFLLKSVIKRHLTEKSLSRVDEIFKFFRDDKLLETAFRPNSPYSDVMMSLVADLNKSLDEGDSNL